The genomic window GGAAATTGTGTGAAATCATGGACCGGAAGCTTGGCCGTGAGCCCGGTACATCGGAAAAGTTGATCACTTTTGTGAAGGACCGTGCCGGACATGACATTCGGTATGCCATTGATTGCTCAAAACTTAAGAATGAATTGGGATGGAAGCAGGAGGTGAGCTTCGAAGAAGGCTTGGAAAAGACCGTCGACTGGTATCTGCAGAATGAAGAGTGGCTGAACCATGTGCTTACCGGAGAGTACGAAGAGTATTACCGGAAGCAATATCTGGAACGATGAAATCAGTAATCAGTAAGCAGTAAACAGTAAACAGTAAGTAGGCAGTAAGCAGTGTGAAAACTCTAAGGTAGTTCCGATTTTATTTTAAAACTAGCTAGTTGGGTAATTGTACATTTAGTTATAAGTAAGTAATATAAGCAATCATAAAATCATGTTAAAACTTTTTAAAAATGGCCAATTATAGAGGATTTCGGGATCTAAAGGTTTACCAGCTATCCTTCCGGCTAGCGGTGGAAATTTTCGAACTGTCAAAACATTTTCCAAAGGAAGAAAGGTATAGTCTAACGGATCAAATAAGGAGAGCTTCGCGATCTGTGCCAACCAACATTTCAGAAGCTTGGAGTAAAAGGAGGTATCCCAAACAATTTGTTTTTAAATTAACCGATTCTGATGGAGAAGCTTCTGAAACAACAGTATGGCTTGATTTCTCTTTGAATCACAAATACATTTCCCAAGAAACTCATAATTATTTTATTGAAAAGTACCATGAAGTAGGAAAGATGCTGGGGAGTATGATCCAACATCCTGAAAAATTTTGCTATTAAATCACATAATTATTTTTTTTATCTGCATTCTATGTAAAAAACCTAGCCTGATTTTTTTGGTTTAATACTTTTTACCTTAATTGTTCTAAAAGAATTTCTTGCTGCTTACTTCTTACTGCTTACTGTTTACTGTTTACTGCTTACTGCCTACTGCCTACTCCACAGTAACAGACTTCGCAAGATTCCTTGGCTGATCTACGCTGCAGCCCCGAAGTACTGCTATATGATAGGATAAAAGCTGCAAGGGGATTACGGTTAATAAAGAAGCCAAAGTTTCCAGGGTAGAAGGTATCTCCAGCACATGATCAGCCATTTCCCTTATGGTGGTGTCGCCTTCGGTGACTATTGCAATGACTTTGCCTTTCCGTGCTTTGATCTCCTGGATGTTGCTCACAATTTTATCGTATGATTTGTCCTGAAGCGCGATCACTACCACGGGCATGTTTTCATCTATAAGGGCAATGGGGCCGTGTTTCATCTCGGCCGCCGGATAGCCTTCTGCATGAATATAGGAGATCTCTTTTAGTTTGAGTGCGCCTTCAAGGGCTACAGGGAAAGCATAACCTCTTCCCAGGTAAAGGAAATTGCTGGCCTCTTTATATAATTCTGCCAGTTTCTTAAATTCGTTGTTAAGGGTCAGGATTTTTTCGATTTTCCTGGGAACTTGCGTTAGCTCTTCTATTAGGTTATGATATAACGGCTCTTCAATTTGGCCCCGCTTATAGCCCAGTACTACAGCCATCATAGCCAACACAGTTACCTGGGCGGTAAATGCTTTGGTAGAGGCCACACCGATTTCGGGACCTGCATGCGTATATACCCCGGCATGGGTTTCTCTGGGAATACTGGATCCTACAACATTGCAGATACCAAGTACCGTAGCACCTACTTCTTTCGCTAGCTGAATGGCTGCCAGTGAGTCGGCGGTTTCTCCGCTCTGGCTGATGGTAATGACTACGTCATTTTTATAAATAATGGGGTTGCGGTATCGGAATTCCGATGCATATTCCACTTCAACGGGTATTCTGGCCAGGTCCTCAATTAGATATTCACCCACCAGTCCCGCGTGCCATGAAGTACCACATCCAAGAATAATGATGCGGTTGGCTTGTTCCAAAATGGGCATCACTGAATGCAGCCCGCCCAGTATAATGTCTTTCTGGTCCGGAGAAACCCTCCCCCGGAAAGTATCTTTAATAGAGCGCGGCTGCTCAAAAATTTCCTTAAGCATGAAATGGTCATATCCGTTCTTCTCTATATCTCCTATTTCCAGCTCAAGTTTCTGTACATTGGGTGTAAGCTGCTCGTTTTGAATCGTTTTCAGCACCAATTCATTCCGGGCCAGGATGGCAATGTTGTTGTCATTAAGGTATATCACACTTTGTGTATGTTCTACTAGCGGGGTAGCGTCGGATGCAAGAAAATATTCATTTTCTCCGACACCAATAACCAGCGGGCTGCCTCTTCTGGCAGCAATAAGTTTGTCCGGTTCATCTTTGCAAATAATGCCCAGCCCAAAGGCTCCGATGACTTTGCGCAAAGCTAGTCTGACGGCTATTTCAGCGGGAACCTGACCTTTTAGATAAATGTATTCCATCAGGTTGGCCAATATTTCGGTATCGGTTTC from Bacteroidales bacterium includes these protein-coding regions:
- the glmS gene encoding glutamine--fructose-6-phosphate transaminase (isomerizing); its protein translation is MCGIVGYIGKKNAYPILINGLKRLEYRGYDSAGISLLGNSGALSILKKAGKVSDLEAHAQQKDISGSIGIGHTRWATHGEPNDINAHPHASENGHFIVIHNGIIENYSRLKKKLEDRGYTFRSETDTEILANLMEYIYLKGQVPAEIAVRLALRKVIGAFGLGIICKDEPDKLIAARRGSPLVIGVGENEYFLASDATPLVEHTQSVIYLNDNNIAILARNELVLKTIQNEQLTPNVQKLELEIGDIEKNGYDHFMLKEIFEQPRSIKDTFRGRVSPDQKDIILGGLHSVMPILEQANRIIILGCGTSWHAGLVGEYLIEDLARIPVEVEYASEFRYRNPIIYKNDVVITISQSGETADSLAAIQLAKEVGATVLGICNVVGSSIPRETHAGVYTHAGPEIGVASTKAFTAQVTVLAMMAVVLGYKRGQIEEPLYHNLIEELTQVPRKIEKILTLNNEFKKLAELYKEASNFLYLGRGYAFPVALEGALKLKEISYIHAEGYPAAEMKHGPIALIDENMPVVVIALQDKSYDKIVSNIQEIKARKGKVIAIVTEGDTTIREMADHVLEIPSTLETLASLLTVIPLQLLSYHIAVLRGCSVDQPRNLAKSVTVE
- a CDS encoding four helix bundle protein yields the protein MANYRGFRDLKVYQLSFRLAVEIFELSKHFPKEERYSLTDQIRRASRSVPTNISEAWSKRRYPKQFVFKLTDSDGEASETTVWLDFSLNHKYISQETHNYFIEKYHEVGKMLGSMIQHPEKFCY